Genomic segment of Truepera radiovictrix DSM 17093:
CGTGCGGATCTCGCCAAAGTGTTCCAGATAGTACTCGCGGCGGCGACGGCTGCCGGTCTGCACCTCGCGCGCGCCGAAGTACTCGCGGTGCAGCTCGGGGTCGGAAACGCACACGACGAGCTCGACGACCGTCGCCTCCTCGAGCTCGAGCGGCAAAAACCCGGGGACCAAGTGGATGCCCTCGAGCACGAGCGAGGTCGCCTCTTGAACGCTGCGGCTAATAATCGCGCCGACGGCCGTGGTGAGCTGCTGCACCTGGCGCTGAAAGCCACGGATCACCCGTTTGCGCTTCGGCTTGGCCGCCTCGCTCGGCAGCAGCTCGGCGCGCCACGCGGTAAAGCTCGAGGCGTGCAGCGCGGGGCTCAGCTCGGCGCTAATCAGCGAACGCAGCGCCTGCCTCACCGAATCGGTCGAGACGATGCGGGGGACCCCCAAGCGGTAGGCGAGCGCCGAAGCGAGGCTCGACTTCCCCACCCCAGGGGCACCGCCGATCAGCACGATCAGCGGTTTCGTGGGGCTGCGGACGCTGTGCAGCAGCTCGTAGCGGCGCACGAACTCCTCCCCCGCCTCCTGCAACAGCAGCTTTTTGACGGTGCGGCGCACCGTCTCCACGCTCACCTCGCGCTCGCCGAGGCGCCACAGGAGCAGCTCGGTGCGCTTGGCGAGCCCGTGCGACAGCTCCGGCGCTAGCCCTAGCGCCATCAGCGACTGCGCCAAGATGCCCCTCGAGTAAGGGAGCGCGCCGCCGTCGCGCCGCACAAGGAGCTCCGAGGGCGCGCCCGCTTTCGCCTCGAAGCGCGCGCGCGCCTCCTGCCCGTAGCGCGCGCCGATGGCGAGCGCGGTGTAGTGCACGAGTTCAGAGGTACCGATGACGCTCTGGCCGGTGCGCCGGAGCGTCCCCTCGACCTGCCGCGCAAGCAGGTTCCCCTCCTTAAAGGAAAACCCCCGCTTTTCAAGCCACGCGGCCAACGTGCGCCGCGAAAAGGGCGCTTCGCCGCTCTCGGTGCGCACGACCAGGGGGACGAAGGGGGGCGCTTCGCGGAGCCGCGCGCTCATCTCCGGACCGTACGCCTCCTCGACGAGCGCGGCGAGCGTCTCGATCAAAGCACCCAGCTTGACGGTCTTGAGTCCCTTTTGACGGTGATGCTTTTCGAGCGTCCGCGCCAGGCGGATCGCCTCATCGGTCCCCAGCCCGACGCCCTGCAGGGCCTCTACGACGGCACCCAAAGTAAAGGGGACCTTGTCGCCATCGCGGATGATGTAGAGCTCAGCGCGTTTCACAGCCCCTCCCTTCGGTTAGGTAGTGCCGCATCATACCCCCCTCGCTGCGCTGCCCCCCATGGGCCGACGCGCCTACGTCGCCCCCCCGAACGCACCAAGCTCTCGCAACGTGTCGAGCAGGTCTTTGAGGATGTTGCCGGTCATCCCCCAGATCAAACGGCGCTGCCAGGTGTAAAAGTGGATGACGCGGCTGAAGTGCTCCAGAACGCGCGTCTCGCTGCGCGGGGTGAGCGCGGCGAGCTCGGCGAGCGGCACCGCGAAAACCTCCTCGACCTCGGTGGCGTTCACCGCCAGGGGTTGCGGCCACGGGAGGACGCCGACGATCGGCGTGACGATGTACGCGGCCGGGGAGGG
This window contains:
- a CDS encoding AAA family ATPase produces the protein MKRAELYIIRDGDKVPFTLGAVVEALQGVGLGTDEAIRLARTLEKHHRQKGLKTVKLGALIETLAALVEEAYGPEMSARLREAPPFVPLVVRTESGEAPFSRRTLAAWLEKRGFSFKEGNLLARQVEGTLRRTGQSVIGTSELVHYTALAIGARYGQEARARFEAKAGAPSELLVRRDGGALPYSRGILAQSLMALGLAPELSHGLAKRTELLLWRLGEREVSVETVRRTVKKLLLQEAGEEFVRRYELLHSVRSPTKPLIVLIGGAPGVGKSSLASALAYRLGVPRIVSTDSVRQALRSLISAELSPALHASSFTAWRAELLPSEAAKPKRKRVIRGFQRQVQQLTTAVGAIISRSVQEATSLVLEGIHLVPGFLPLELEEATVVELVVCVSDPELHREYFGAREVQTGSRRRREYYLEHFGEIRTLQDFIVRQAKLAGVPVLEAADTDQLTDHAIEQVLNAVLAQQSDAAAAELGAVPQEVALP